A genomic segment from Streptomyces sp. NBC_00654 encodes:
- a CDS encoding serine hydrolase, with product MSDRYAAIDAYVRDRMRATRTPGISYAVVGPDGPVHQRSWGRDGRGERVRAGTPFLWGSVAKPITATSVMTLVQDGRLRLDDRVVDHVPEFRFGGAAHASGVTVRHLLNQTSGLPESATFEVADCLAADCPRPAERLGALDGVRPLGPPGTTYAYTSANYLVLSALVESVTGLPFAEHLRRSVLDPVGMDGAIADRASARKRNLSPGHRLLWGMPSATVDGVDDHGAAYGYTGGDLNALAAFASFQLRSGRTAGGRSVLTPESVRLMREEGRLRPTGAGTGYGMGWRVGGLDAPLDDAIWHTGATPGYAAMLFLLPKLNAAIVLEQNLYGLLQDEALMQVGFGAARILGTGGTPTSSPSAAVYYAAVWGATALAMALLLAVAWQVRLLRRPVTAGSRPRRAATTALWCLAGAAPVAALASAVVLMSPDQLMNWVPDIFVAVCVAAAAGAMTLALRLTLTIRSWRAGRLPVPDGATRRPRRRGPASPGW from the coding sequence ATGTCCGACCGCTATGCCGCGATCGACGCCTATGTCCGCGACCGGATGCGGGCCACCCGCACGCCCGGAATCTCCTACGCCGTGGTCGGTCCCGACGGCCCGGTCCATCAGCGGTCCTGGGGCAGGGACGGACGGGGCGAGCGCGTCCGGGCCGGAACACCGTTCCTGTGGGGGTCGGTCGCCAAACCGATCACGGCGACCAGCGTGATGACCCTCGTCCAGGACGGGCGCCTCCGTCTCGACGACCGGGTCGTGGACCATGTGCCGGAGTTCCGGTTCGGGGGCGCGGCACACGCGTCCGGGGTCACGGTCCGCCATCTCCTCAACCAGACCAGCGGACTGCCCGAGTCGGCCACGTTCGAGGTCGCCGACTGCCTCGCCGCCGACTGCCCCCGCCCGGCGGAACGCCTCGGCGCTCTGGACGGGGTGCGGCCGCTCGGTCCGCCCGGGACCACGTACGCCTACACCAGCGCCAACTATCTGGTCCTCTCCGCCCTGGTCGAGTCCGTCACCGGACTCCCCTTCGCCGAGCATCTGCGGCGGAGCGTGCTCGACCCGGTGGGCATGGACGGCGCCATAGCCGACCGGGCCTCGGCCCGGAAGCGGAACCTGTCCCCGGGGCACCGGCTCCTGTGGGGCATGCCCTCCGCGACGGTCGACGGCGTCGACGACCACGGCGCGGCCTACGGCTACACGGGCGGCGACCTCAACGCTCTGGCCGCCTTCGCCTCGTTCCAGCTCAGATCGGGCAGGACCGCCGGGGGCCGGAGCGTCCTCACCCCCGAATCCGTACGGCTGATGCGTGAGGAGGGCAGGCTCCGGCCCACCGGCGCCGGGACCGGATACGGGATGGGCTGGCGGGTCGGCGGACTGGACGCGCCGCTCGACGACGCCATCTGGCACACGGGCGCGACGCCCGGCTACGCGGCGATGCTGTTCCTGCTGCCGAAACTGAACGCCGCCATCGTGCTGGAGCAGAACCTGTACGGCCTGCTCCAGGACGAGGCGCTCATGCAGGTCGGATTCGGTGCCGCCCGAATCCTGGGGACCGGCGGAACTCCCACCAGCAGCCCATCCGCCGCTGTCTACTACGCGGCCGTCTGGGGTGCCACCGCCCTCGCCATGGCCCTGCTCCTGGCGGTCGCATGGCAGGTCAGGCTCCTCCGCCGCCCTGTCACGGCAGGCTCCCGGCCTCGCCGCGCCGCAACGACCGCCCTCTGGTGCCTGGCGGGCGCGGCCCCGGTGGCCGCGCTGGCATCCGCAGTTGTCCTGATGAGTCCTGACCAGCTGATGAACTGGGTGCCCGACATCTTCGTCGCCGTGTGCGTCGCGGCGGCAGCCGGTGCCATGACGCTCGCCCTGCGCCTCACCCTGACGATCCGTTCCTGGCGCGCAGGCCGGCTTCCGGTTCCGGACGGGGCTACGCGTCGGCCCCGGCGTCGCGGACCGGCATCACCAGGGTGGTGA